ATGGCAGTTTGTCAGGAAAGGTTAAATAGTCTTGAATTTGTCTTAACGCGTATTTCCCCATGGCCAGTAATTTCTCGCAATGGATTGATGTTTTATTCTGAATGTATGGATTTATCCGTTTTAATCCGAAAGAGAAAATAACTTTATAAGAATCGTATTCAGCCGGTATAGCAATGCCGGTAATGAGTCCTGGTTCTATTTGCTTATATTGTTTTATTAACTCTGTATACCCCGTATGAGGAAGTTCGCTCCATAGTTTAGGTTTATCCTGGCTATAAAAACTGGATTGATAGCAGCCGTCGAACAGCCAGAGGTGTTTCTCAATTAAATTCTGTTCGATGGATGGTTTAGAGGACAGGAAAAATATTTGTCCTGTTTGGTTAATAAGAGCAATCGAAATGTAGTCAGTTTCTACTTGCCCTAGTACATCGGAGAACACCTTGCGCATTGTGACAAAGTGTTCAAAGAGAAATTCCTTGGCTTTGGGGTGAAGCGTTACTTCCACAGCTGTTACATCCTTATCTACAAACTTTTTAAACTGCATGACTATGCTTTTTTCTCTTTTCTTCATAGGAAGAAATTGAACCAAGAGCCAAGTCAATGATTTTTAGTAAATTATTCTCCGAAGTGTCAATTGCTTTGACTTCTTTGATCAATCCTAACACAAAATCGGCGTAATCGTCATTACTCCCATGAGATACGGGATATAAGTGGTGACTGTGTTTTAAGATGTAATGAAGCAATTTTTCATCAACTTCATTTTCTTTAGATACCACATGATCGTCTTCGCCAAAAAGCAGCCAGCCAGGGCTTACCGTAAGATGTAAAGCCAGCTGTTTGACTTTTTCATAGTCGGGTAAAGCATCCCCTCGTATATAACGGCGACAGATCTGCTCGGACGCACCAGTAAACTCAGCTAGGGTTTTAATACATATCCCATTTGGAGAACGTGAGGCAGTATATCCTTTATCTTTGAGTGTGCTAATCAAGCGGTTAGCAAACGATTGATAGAGTCCCTTACTCATAAAATTATCCTTGTAATCGAATGTCGTAAAAAAATTATCATATAAAACGGTATCATTCAATATCATATCGTATATTAAATTAAATTTCTTACAAACACATATTGATAATAAAATTAATATCGTTTTAATATAAGTTTCGTCAAATGATACTAAATGTTAATTTGGCGCGAATTGGACTTTAGTACACATGTTTTACAGGAGTATGTCGCATGTTTCATGATCAAAAGATCGCCATCTATAAAGGGATCATTCAGTATTTACTGGATTCCACCAACTATTCTCTACAACGAATTGCCAACTTATCCAACTCGTCAGTAGCTCATTTGCAATTGATCCACCAATATGGTCGGTTACCAAAAGAAAGTAAGGTTGAAATCAATTTATTGAAATTGTTTACCACGGTAACTGATATGGAACTCAAGGGTGAATGGAAAGCACGTGTGCTTCTTAAGTAACAGAAGGATTTGGAGAATCAATAATGCAACCTGTGAATGAATTATTTACACAACAAGTTTTGTTTATTAATGATGTTGTAGCCATCATTGGCAAAGATCGTTTGACATTACGTCGCTGGTGGACGGATGGACGTTTTCCTAAACCCGTGAAGTTACACGGTACAACTTTGGTATGGCATAAGGACGTGATTGAGGAATGGATTAATCACAACATCAGACGAACATTTTGATTCAGGATGAAATGATGAGCAGATTTAACATATTACCAAGATTAATACGTCTCAGAGACGCACCAGCATATGTTGGTATGGATCGACATCGTTTTAATGAAGAAGTACGGCCTAGTATACGAGAAATTGTTATTGGTACACAGGGCGTGGCTTTTGATCGACTTGATTTAGACGCGTGGGTAGACGATTATATACAGTGTAGTGATCGACCCGCGGCATCCAAGCGT
The genomic region above belongs to Legionella micdadei and contains:
- a CDS encoding helix-turn-helix domain-containing protein → MSKGLYQSFANRLISTLKDKGYTASRSPNGICIKTLAEFTGASEQICRRYIRGDALPDYEKVKQLALHLTVSPGWLLFGEDDHVVSKENEVDEKLLHYILKHSHHLYPVSHGSNDDYADFVLGLIKEVKAIDTSENNLLKIIDLALGSISSYEEKRKKHSHAV
- a CDS encoding helix-turn-helix transcriptional regulator, which translates into the protein MQPVNELFTQQVLFINDVVAIIGKDRLTLRRWWTDGRFPKPVKLHGTTLVWHKDVIEEWINHNIRRTF